The genomic stretch ACCAATGAACTCAGTGGTCCAATACCTTATGCAATGGGAAATCTAGAAAATTTGGTTGTGTTGGACTTATCTCAAAACAAACTCAGTGGTCCACTCCCTCATTCTTTGTCTAGTTTAAGTAAACTAGAAATACTCCATTTGTTTGACAATCAATTATCTGGTCTACTGCCTTAAAAAATTGGATATATGGAAAATCTGATTGAAATGGAGCTATATCAAAACAATCTCAGTggtccaatccctcattctctggCTAATTTAACTAAACTAGAGAAGCTCTATTTGTATGGaaatcaattatctggtccGGTGTCTAtagaaattggagatatgaaaAGTCTGGTTGAATTGGACCTATCTCAAAACAAACTCAGTGGTCCACTCCCTCATTCTCTGGTTGATTTTAACAATCTCGTTTtcttggcagtatctcaaaacAAACTCAGTGGTCCACTCCCTCATTCTTTGTCTAGTTTAAGTAAACTAGAAATACTTTATCTGTTTGACAATCAATTATCTGGTCTAGTGCCTTCAGAAATTGGATATATGGAAAATCTTGTTGAATTGGACCTATCTCAAAATAAACTCAGTGGTCCACTCCCTCATTCTTTGTCTAGTTTAAGTAAACTAGAAATACTCCATTTGTTTGACAATCAATTATGTGGTCTAGTGCCTTCAAAAATTGGATATATGGAAAATCTGATTGAACTGGAGCTATATCAAAACAATCTCAGTggtccaatccctcattctctggCTAATTTAAGTAAACTAGAGAAGCTCTATTTGTATGGaaatcaattatctggtccGGTGCCTAcagaaattggagatatgaaaaatctgGTTGAATTGGACCTATCACAAAACAAACTTAGTCGTCCACTCCCTCATTCTCTGGTTGATTTTAACAATCTCGTTTtcttggcagtatctcaaaacAAACTCAGTGGTCCACTCCCTCATTCTTTATCTAGTTTAAGTAAACTAGAAATACTCTATTTGTTTGACAATCAGTTATCTGGTCTAGTGCCTTCAGAAATTGGATATATGGAAAATCTTGTTGAATTGGACCTATCTCAAAACAAACTCAGTGGTCCACTCCCTCATTCTTTATCTAGTTTAAGTAAACTAGAAATACTCCATTTGTTTGACAATCAATTATCTGGTCTAATGCCTTCAAAAATTGGATATATGGAAAATCTGATTGAACTGGAGTTATATCAAAACAATCTCAGTggtccaatccctcattctctggCTAATTTAAGTAAACTAGAGAAGCTCTATTTGTATGGAAATCAATTATTTGGTCCGGTGCCTAcagaaattggagatatgaaaaatctgGTTGAATTGGACCTATCTCAAAACAAACTCAGTGGTCCACTCCCTCATTCTCTGGTTGATTTTAACAATCTCGTTTtcttggcagtatctcaaaacAAACTCAGTGGTCCACTCCCTCATTCTTTGTCTAGTTTAAGTAAACTAGAAATACTCTATCTGTTTGACAATCAATTATTTGGTCTAGTGCCTTCAGAAATTGGATATATGGAAAATCTTGTTGAATTGGACCTATCTCAAAACAAACTCAGTGGTCCACTCCCTCATTCTTTGTCTAGTTTAAGTAAACTAGAGAAGctttatttggatggaaatcaattatctggtccGGTGCCTAcagaaattggagatatgaaaAATCTTGTTGAATTGGACCTATCTCAAAACAAACTCAGTggtccaatccctcattctctggCTAATTTAAGTAAACTAGAGAAGCTCTATTTGTATGGaaatcaattatctggtccGGTGCCTAcagaaattggagatatgaaaAATCTTGTTGAATTGGACCTATGTCAAAACAAACTCAGTGGTCCACTCCCTCATTCTTTGTCTAGTTTAAGTAAACTAGAAATACTCCATTTGTTTGACAATCAATTATCTGGTCTAGTGCCTTCAGAAATTGGATATATGGAAAATCTGATTGAACTGGAGCTATATCAAAACAATCTCAGTggtccaatccctcattctctggCTAATTTAAGTAAACTAGAGAAGCTCTATTTGCATGGCAATCAATTATTTGGTCATGTGCCTTCTGAAATCGGAGATATGAAAAATCTTATTGACTTGGAGCTATCTCAAAACAACCTCAGTggtccaatccctcattctctgtctAATTTAAGTAGATTACAAACCCTCTATTTGCATTCGAATCAGTTATTTGGTACCATACCTCAAGATTTTGGTAGTCAAGCATCCATTGTAGAATTCCAGTTGGCCAACAACCTCTTATCTGGAAGCTTACCTCAACAAATATGCAAAGGACGATCACTTCAAAAATTAACAGTTGAAAACAATTGTCTTACGGGTCCTATTCCAGACTTAAGAAATTGCACAAGTTTAAGTAGAGTTAAACTTGAAAACAACCAATTTGTAGGAAATATAACTGACAATTTTGGTGTACATCCACATCTTTATTACATTGATATAAGTCACAATAGACTATATGGAGAGTTGTCACCAAATTGGGGAAAATGTAAGAATTTGTCTGTTCTGAAGATTTCTGGAAATAATATTAGTGGGAAGATACCACTTGAGGTTGGTCAGTTAACTCAACTTGGAGAACTTGATCTTTCTTCCAACAAACTTGCTGGAGAAATACCAAGGGAACTTGGTAACTTATCTACATTGCTCCTTTTGTATTTAAATGACAACCAGATTTCAGGGCATGTACCAGTTGAAATCGGCAAGTTAATCAATTTGGACCATCTAGATCTATCGGCAAACTGCTTGATTGGATCAATCCCGACACAACTTGGTCAATGCTCCAAATTGTTGTCATCAAATTTGAGCTATAATTCATTGAATGGAAGCATTCCATCTCAAATTGGTGATCTTGTATCCCTACAAGTTCAATTGGACCTTAGTCATAACTCAATCAGTGGACCGATACCACCAGAGCTTGGGAATTTGATGATGCTGGAAATTTTGAATCTATCCCATAATATGGTCACAGGGTCAATCcctttttctcttgaaaatatGGTTAGCTTAGTATCTCTTGATTTGTCCTATAATGATTTGGAGGGTGTTGTTCCTAACAATCGGATTTTTAGAAATGCTTCACCTCAAGCATTTAGAAACAATAAAGGGTTATGTGGTGAACTCCAAGGTCTACTTCCCTGCAATCGATCTCTTACAAGcaaaggaatgaaaaaaaatggacaCAAAGTTGTCATATCCATTGTTGCTTCTTTTATAGGAATTGTGGTCCTAATATTTGCATTTATCTgtgttttcttcctcttgcgaaagaaagtgaaaaaggagAATATAGAACAAGCAAGAAGAAACCATGGAAATGTATTTTCAATATGGAATTTCGATGGAAAGATTGCTTATGAGGACATTATTCAagcaacagaggattttgatgccAAATATTGCATTGGAATTGGAACTTATGGGAGTGTTTACAAAGCAGTGCTACCTACAGGCCATGTAGTTGCCTTGAAGAAGTTCCATCCGTTGGAAGGTGAGATGATAGTTGATGATGAAAGCTTTGGGAATGAGATTCGTGTGTTAACAGAAATAAGGCATCGAAACATTGTCAAACTTTATGGATTCTGCTCTCATCCACGATGCATGTTTCTTGTTTATGAGTACATGAAAAAAGGAAGCATAGCACGTATCTTAAGCAATCAAGCAGAGGCTATTGAGTTTGATTGGCAGAAAAGAGTAAATGCCATCAAAAGTGTGGCCAATGCTTTGTCTTACTTGCATCATGATTGCATTCCCCCAATAATTCATCGGGATATTTCAAGCAAAAATATATTGCTGGACTTGGACCTTGAGGCTCATGTATCTGATTTTGGCATTGCAAGATTATTAAAGCCAGACTCATCTAATTGGACGTCAATTAAAGGAACTCATGGATATATTGCTCCAggtatttaaaattttcaatgctATATACTAAATTTTTGTTATTGTAGTTTGAGGTCTTTATTTTTACTGAATTGGGCCATTGAAGTATTTTCCATCTTAGtcttgaaaaaggaaaaggaaatgagTTTGCATCTTATACCTTCAAGTCCAAGGGGAGCATCAAATTATTATAGTGAAAAATATaatgtttgaattttgaaagatTTAGTTCACAATTACAGGACttggattaaaaaattatattttattttcttttaattacaaTCATTTTTGAATAATAGGATGAATATTTCCACGTCCTATTGTTATGTTATCTATATGTTACATGAGAAATTATTAAATTTTCCATCAGTAAATACCATTTAGATTCTTTTTTACTTAAGTTAATGCATTATATAAATTAGAATGAGtgcaaaatattttatttaattgagTAATTCAATAAGAAAACTAAAGGATATCATAAATTTCTTAAATCCCCTTGAATTTCTGGGCATTCCTAAATAAAAGGGGCAAAAATCTTTTGCAAACTAAAGAAATATCAGAACTATGACCGGAGGGGTGGGGGGAGCAAAATAGTACAATGAAACTACTCATTTGTAATAGAAAAGAATCCCTACTATATTTCGTAAGCTACCCAAGTATATTttgtaataaattaaaaaaaaattcccaaattctTATACAGAAAATAAGTATCCCTAGCACTACTACACTTTACTATTGGATTAGAAACAAGATACAAttgctgaaaaaaaaatttaatggccAAAGTTTTTGGAGTCTAAGTTGGTCAAGTCAAGACCCCAAAGTACATTTGGGGAGAGGTGGTGTACCATATCCGCCCTCCCATCAAACACAAAAGAATTCTTAGGTTACCTTCTGAATTTATTTACTCAAGAccagaaaatgaaaaaacatttGGTGAGGGTTGTCGTGGGGCACATACAACCATCCTCATACATAAAATCAACTCcctagattttattttattttattatttttttttttgcagtttGGGTGTGGGGGGATGTTACTAATTTGATCAAACTGACTATTGAATAGGTAGTACTATCCTGGGTAATCTCTACTATGAGGTCCTATCTCTACCATGTTGGCCCAACATGCAATTAATATTTGCTTTGTATTTTATACCATTAAACTCAACTTGTCAAGATTAATATATCATTTTGCTATGCTTTATATTTTACAGGGTATAGATATATGGGATAAAGTTCTCATGGGAGTAGATGGGCATATAGAAAACATATCCACAAATTTCTTAGCACTAACTAAAATTACCAGAATTTCTAGGTGGCCCTATTTGGGGAGTTTTTCAAGCATACATTGTTTCAACCACATGGCATGTCAATTGGGCCATAAGTTTTGAGGACAAGGGGACCTAGGGTCTCCCACTTCTATTTAGAACCATATTTTGACAATTgacaaaatttttcttttgattaaaaTGTGAGTAATTTTTTTCCTATGCAAAAGATATATGGACTAACCCATGTCCTGCCAAGTGGCAAGTAGTGGAGtgttattgtcacaccccgttcacacagaaccggactagtgaccgagttaactccggttaacccaaacctgtcaggatcatctgatacagtacccaccacAGCATGCCCACATCTAAGAtgagtgttcaaaagttcagtggaagacttaaattacctttAATTAtctccaatatacttgatacccaaattgtagtatatagctaagtacatgtgggcccgtaggcatgatatttacacaaaaagaataacaatttatgtaTCAAGCACacaaaaaggggaggtcatcaaaaggatcaaaaagcaaaatcctgtatggtgtcattactgcggtcccccagcacagccctcgcacgtgcaatcagcaccgtgctcatactccttggggacccaccaatcctcaacggGAAACTGGATAGagcccgactcctgatcttcagacgagagacctgcaaaatcatctaaaagagatgcgcacgtgggatgagctcactagctcagtaagtgaaaagaaagaccacacaacaatcacatccatatgcactatatgctatacaattcattttaaatcttatccacctaaacaacattactaagtctttggttatgtgctactacAACAACAGTGAgagtatgccccgggtacgagccgcaaactccatcccgcgatacgcccatagggttgtcggagaaggcccaccgtgagtactcgaaaaagtaaagcatgccaactaccagctctcaacataaaagtaaatgacagaaaagtaaaggtgctgaccccagcaatttaaaagcagtacgattggccctcttgaatataccactgaggttgtcgactgtcctaatgaccagctgggtGTATGTCTAACGgccacaatgacccgacaaccgcgagcactgcttccccccaagtgataacccaacacctcaacccttgttgggaagggccgtagcacgggaaaatgataatcctaaaccgcatgctcctatatgacatagtacgattgcatagtaccaccgcgtcccattacacaggccaccaatgcactcgtttccaagccgactacggcgtctagtctaataatgcatcatgcacagtaatccaaccattcatcacataagcatatcaatcatttagcattgagaatgtaaaacacaacacacatatcataatcatatgaggatgactaatttacacataatttgtatgatgacatggctagtctagatacaattgaatgatgcaaaataagccttaaaataaaatcaaatgtcctctccccatttacttgttgtgtacaaaaactcacgcttggtatgggtgagatccagtgcgagaaacgtaagttttagtgaaacctatcataagtgaatgaagttagtatttcaccactttgggatcaaaactaacgagatttgatgtttaaatcatgtttaaaatcataaaagaaggttttccgtccgttttgggcccattcggacTCAAAAATCTCGTTGGGGGGCCaataggtgggccagacagcccgtCTGTCTTCtcccacctgtcttctcaggtgggcgggttcgcccaccgGTCTTTGCCTGTCTGTCTTCTCAAGCGGGCAAGGcttgcccaccggtccaaccggTGGGCACCCTCAGGCAGACAGGTTTGCCCGCTAGTCCTCGCCCACTGGTGGGAACCGAGGGGCtgccccctcaggcgggctACTTCACCTACCGATCTTCGCCCACCTATGGGGTGAAAAtttgccttcttccttgaaacgttTCCCAACCTTAGGGAAACTAAATtgggctgttccaatcacattttccactcatctaaggtcttataagataattctaacctagatctaagttatatttaaggattgaaaaaccatattaccttctttgctcaagaactctttcaaaaccccaaaatcacctcttagttcaagaaatcaccaatgcttcttaaatattgtaaacacttcttcaacccttcaaaatcaacatatagaccatctattaaaccttagattcatcatctcaagtgggatttacaagatctcaaggaactctacccaaatgaagggtttcacttggggtttggtgaaagtttgagaagcatagcctttgctcacatcaaatcgtagatctcgtgttggagatcacttttccggcgttgaaatgagaagatcaaacctcggcgtcgcttaaagtcatttcttcctcctctttctttccctttcttcttcttcattctcttttcttcctttcttttctctctcctctttactcttctcaccaactctttaatgcattaaatgagaaaatgagaaacacaataagtgctatttatactttaaaatatctagtaactacatgggtgggtcactcaggtgggcagatgcgcccgcctgtgaccgcccacctgttggtcgaaacttagccaataagtgagatttcgatggaattcgactctcggcatgtatctcactctcggcacaagatatattatacgtatacactttaggatacagctacataccaacattacccgtacatggccttatgatacgtgcatgtacacggcttgggtacacccgtctcctctagcactgactcggacttgtctggtcaacctgtgttcaaagtcacccttgccattatggtccataaggaacccgccttagccCTCTctgattcgggtcctgcatggttaaaccgggtcaaccgtataCTTAactaggtttaaaaagtagggtatcacagttaTATTCACTAGGcataatgcatatatatattgGGCACAATGCTCAATATTAATGGAGAAATATTGGGCCACAAGTTTCTTCCAAAGCCATAGAGAGGAATATCTCTATATGAGCCACACTTTTTAGCCATATACTTTATTGGATGGGTCCCAAATTATGTGGAGAGGTAGATCCCAAGTCTCTTATTCACATTTGATGTTTCAGCCTCACAGAGTTTTCTTGGTGGCAAAATGAATTATTAAAAGTTTTATGATTATAGAGAGGGTGCATGGATACCAAGAGGTGAATAGATATAGGGTAAATAATTTAAGGGAAAGTGGTTTCTGTTGCCCCGGGGGGGGGGAGCATGGTCCCTGtgcccagacacatgggggGTGAAATGACTGCTCTATCCCCCATGAAATACAAAATGATGCCCTATTGATGCTTTCTCGCAAGCTACCATTGGCCCTAGTATGTGCACATGTAGTGACCAGACTCCCCGCCTAGGAAACACTTCCCCATAActaaatttgagtttaaaattgATAATTGATGAGTCCAGGCCTTGCTCTACCATATTCATCATTTAAAATATATTACAGTTTCTTGTTTCtattaaaatttatttgttgTCCTATTTATACATTTTCACTCAGCTCTTTCTTTTCTGACCTTCCAGAGCTTGCATACACGATGGCTTTAACTGAGAAGTGTGATGTATATAGTTTCGGAGTGGTGGCATTAGAAACAATTATGGGAAAGCATCCAGGGGAGCTCATCTCATCCTTAACATCATTAGTTGGCCAAAAGATTCTACTAAGGGACATGTTAGACCCATGCCTCACCTTTCCATCAGACCAAAATGTTGCAAAGGATGTGGTTTCTATTGTGAGAATAGCACTTGCATGTTTACGCAATCACCCACAATCCCGCCCAAATATGCATCAAGTATCAAAAAAGCTACTTTTTCTCCAACCATCATTTGTGGAGAATTTGAATACAATTACTGTAGGTGACCTAAATGCTACTGAAATACAATAATTATGATCGACGGCTCATTCGACCAACAGGGGACTGACGCGATTCGTTTAAGACCACActcaaaattaaacaataaatCTCAAGGTTAGCATTTTGTTAATTTCATGGTTATCAatccatttcattccaaaacTATATCATCCTTTTGGGCTTTTGATAGGGATGGCATAGCTAAAGTGCTCACTGTGTGGACCATAGAGCTGATCTTTATTTCTTTGGAGGTAATTCTTTTCTgaaaacttttgtaattatGATTTATCTATTTTAATACGTATGCTTAGCATTATtagctttatgattttaatCTTACTAAATGAGGTTTTTCTTATGTCAATTTAAGTCAGCTTGATCTTTTTCTTATTATGGAACTTGGAAGTGGTAGTTGAAGTTGAAGGAAGCCGCAAAGGCTGCCTTTTTGTTTCAGCCTCATGTTGTAGTGATGATTGACTCCAAGGGGTTCCTTTTTCGCCTACCACTTTTCTTCCATAGTAACATAGACTCAATTTGGTTGTATAAGATATTATTGTAAAATGAGGGAATGTTATGTTGTCGGATTATCATGTTCCTTATCTTATGCTTTGGTTATCTTGTCTATCAAGCTTATCTAATGAATCATTTTTTGGATATAGAGGAATATGAATAATTCAAGGTTGTAAGGTGTTCGGAGGCTGGATTTAAAAGAGGTTCACTTTAGCCAAGTTTCAAttctgtattttttatttatttttattcctattttctGGCTTTAGATTTCTGTTTTtgctgatggctatgccgaaggtAAAGCAGTTTTCTAAAGAGTCTTGATTTTTTTGCCTTCGAAGCTCTgttttgctgatggccatgccaaaggtgaagCAAGGTTTTGAAGTGGTATTGtatatttctttccttctttttattaaTTCAATTGCTGAATTTTAGCAAAAacgaaaagaagaaagaaagaaaataacgAGAGAGCCAGAGACCAAatagggagaaggagaaggagaaacagAAAGTGAAACCtctagagagggagagaggtgtGTGTACTATCCTAAAAAGAAGGaataaatggagaagaaaagaaaaagaaaatttaggagaagaaagaaaggataaagGGAACTGTGTGTTGCCTTGgagtaaaagaaagaagaagataagacccCAAGTTGGGTCTATCAATTGGACTTTAACCATTATTTGGCTATAGAATTTTAAATTGGTATTATTGTTTATAAATTGTAATTGGACAAATGTATTGAAAGAATTTGTAACTACGAATGGAAAATGTTCAGGGTTAGATTTAGTTGGACTCTCTATATGGAATAGAACCCTAAGGCATTGTTGTATGCTCGTATAGGTAGTAGTGCCCTGAAGTGAGTGAAACCCTAGCTGAAATTTTCGAGTTAATTGATTGACATGTAAGTGGAACTTGACATGATCCACATATGTATTTATAAATATGTTTACTTATGTTATATTATTCCGAGAAATCAATTGTATTGTTGTTTGTCTGCAAAACATGTTGTAAAGTTCTATAGATCGGAAACTTGGGATTTAGGTCCAGCATTTATTTTCAATGACATAAATTGGGACTTTTTGCAACACCCAAGATATAGATTTATTGGTGGTGGAGAATTAAAGTAACTGTTTTGTATTTGTTCCGTCTGGGGATGCTTGGATGTATTCTctatacatatttttttctttcaattctatTTTGCTGACCATTagcaattatatatatatagacatagAGTTTTCATAAAAGAATATGAATTTATGCTATGATTATATAGAATACTttataaatgtatttttttgatcttataattgattttaaacattatttataTGAATGAT from Macadamia integrifolia cultivar HAES 741 chromosome 14, SCU_Mint_v3, whole genome shotgun sequence encodes the following:
- the LOC122061273 gene encoding probable leucine-rich repeat receptor-like protein kinase At1g35710 isoform X1, translating into MENLIEMELYQNNLSGPIPHSLANLTKLEKLYLYGNQLSGPVSIEIGDMKSLVELDLSQNKLSGPLPHSLVDFNNLVFLAVSQNKLSGPLPHSLSSLSKLEILYLFDNQLSGLVPSEIGYMENLVELDLSQNKLSGPLPHSLSSLSKLEILHLFDNQLCGLVPSKIGYMENLIELELYQNNLSGPIPHSLANLSKLEKLYLYGNQLSGPVPTEIGDMKNLVELDLSQNKLSRPLPHSLVDFNNLVFLAVSQNKLSGPLPHSLSSLSKLEILYLFDNQLSGLVPSEIGYMENLVELDLSQNKLSGPLPHSLSSLSKLEILHLFDNQLSGLMPSKIGYMENLIELELYQNNLSGPIPHSLANLSKLEKLYLYGNQLFGPVPTEIGDMKNLVELDLSQNKLSGPLPHSLVDFNNLVFLAVSQNKLSGPLPHSLSSLSKLEILYLFDNQLFGLVPSEIGYMENLVELDLSQNKLSGPLPHSLSSLSKLEKLYLDGNQLSGPVPTEIGDMKNLVELDLSQNKLSGPIPHSLANLSKLEKLYLYGNQLSGPVPTEIGDMKNLVELDLCQNKLSGPLPHSLSSLSKLEILHLFDNQLSGLVPSEIGYMENLIELELYQNNLSGPIPHSLANLSKLEKLYLHGNQLFGHVPSEIGDMKNLIDLELSQNNLSGPIPHSLSNLSRLQTLYLHSNQLFGTIPQDFGSQASIVEFQLANNLLSGSLPQQICKGRSLQKLTVENNCLTGPIPDLRNCTSLSRVKLENNQFVGNITDNFGVHPHLYYIDISHNRLYGELSPNWGKCKNLSVLKISGNNISGKIPLEVGQLTQLGELDLSSNKLAGEIPRELGNLSTLLLLYLNDNQISGHVPVEIGKLINLDHLDLSANCLIGSIPTQLGQCSKLLSSNLSYNSLNGSIPSQIGDLVSLQVQLDLSHNSISGPIPPELGNLMMLEILNLSHNMVTGSIPFSLENMVSLVSLDLSYNDLEGVVPNNRIFRNASPQAFRNNKGLCGELQGLLPCNRSLTSKGMKKNGHKVVISIVASFIGIVVLIFAFICVFFLLRKKVKKENIEQARRNHGNVFSIWNFDGKIAYEDIIQATEDFDAKYCIGIGTYGSVYKAVLPTGHVVALKKFHPLEGEMIVDDESFGNEIRVLTEIRHRNIVKLYGFCSHPRCMFLVYEYMKKGSIARILSNQAEAIEFDWQKRVNAIKSVANALSYLHHDCIPPIIHRDISSKNILLDLDLEAHVSDFGIARLLKPDSSNWTSIKGTHGYIAPELAYTMALTEKCDVYSFGVVALETIMGKHPGELISSLTSLVGQKILLRDMLDPCLTFPSDQNVAKDVVSIVRIALACLRNHPQSRPNMHQVSKKLLFLQPSFVENLNTITVGDLNATEIQ
- the LOC122061273 gene encoding MDIS1-interacting receptor like kinase 2-like isoform X2; the encoded protein is MENLIEMELYQNNLSGPIPHSLANLTKLEKLYLYGNQLSGPVSIEIGDMKSLVELDLSQNKLSGPLPHSLVDFNNLVFLAVSQNKLSGPLPHSLSSLSKLEILYLFDNQLSGLVPSEIGYMENLVELDLSQNKLSGPLPHSLSSLSKLEILHLFDNQLCGLVPSKIGYMENLIELELYQNNLSGPIPHSLANLSKLEKLYLYGNQLSGPVPTEIGDMKNLVELDLSQNKLSRPLPHSLVDFNNLVFLAVSQNKLSGPLPHSLSSLSKLEILYLFDNQLSGLVPSEIGYMENLVELDLSQNKLSGPLPHSLSSLSKLEILHLFDNQLSGLMPSKIGYMENLIELELYQNNLSGPIPHSLANLSKLEKLYLYGNQLFGPVPTEIGDMKNLVELDLSQNKLSGPLPHSLVDFNNLVFLAVSQNKLSGPLPHSLSSLSKLEILYLFDNQLFGLVPSEIGYMENLVELDLSQNKLSGPLPHSLSSLSKLEKLYLDGNQLSGPVPTEIGDMKNLVELDLSQNKLSGPIPHSLANLSKLEKLYLYGNQLSGPVPTEIGDMKNLVELDLCQNKLSGPLPHSLSSLSKLEILHLFDNQLSGLVPSEIGYMENLIELELYQNNLSGPIPHSLANLSKLEKLYLHGNQLFGHVPSEIGDMKNLIDLELSQNNLSGPIPHSLSNLSRLQTLYLHSNQLFGTIPQDFGSQASIVEFQLANNLLSGSLPQQICKGRSLQKLTVENNCLTGPIPDLRNCTSLSRVKLENNQFVGNITDNFGVHPHLYYIDISHNRLYGELSPNWGKCKNLSVLKISGNNISGKIPLEVGQLTQLGELDLSSNKLAGEIPRELGNLSTLLLLYLNDNQISGHVPVEIGKLINLDHLDLSANCLIGSIPTQLGQCSKLLSSNLSYNSLNGSIPSQIGDLVSLQVQLDLSHNSISGPIPPELGNLMMLEILNLSHNMVTGSIPFSLENMVSLVSLDLSYNDLEGVVPNNRIFRNASPQAFRNNKGLCGELQGLLPCNRSLTSKGMKKNGHKVVISIVASFIGIVVLIFAFICVFFLLRKKVKKENIEQARRNHGNVFSIWNFDGKIAYEDIIQATEDFDAKYCIGIGTYGSVYKAVLPTGHVVALKKFHPLEGEMIVDDESFGNEIRVLTEIRHRNIVKLYGFCSHPRCMFLVYEYMKKGSIARILSNQAEAIEFDWQKRVNAIKSVANALSYLHHDCIPPIIHRDISSKNILLDLDLEAHVSDFGIARLLKPDSSNWTSIKGTHGYIAPGD